The Lycium ferocissimum isolate CSIRO_LF1 chromosome 10, AGI_CSIRO_Lferr_CH_V1, whole genome shotgun sequence genome window below encodes:
- the LOC132032650 gene encoding serine carboxypeptidase-like 45 isoform X1, whose translation MVPWFCIFTIFSSLFYYKSSAELISSLPGQPPNIVFKQYSGYIVTNSQHGRALFYYFVEAESENAASLPLTVWLNGGPGCSSVGYGAFMEHGPFQPGKHGSLMKNKYSWNLESNMLYVESPIGVGFSYSNTSSDYTNWDDAATAKENLHFILNWFKKFPKYRNSDLFLAGESYAGHYIPQLTVLLLDYNRKPNVKPIKLKSIALGNPLLDLQISVKSGEYLWSHGAISDELLTMKRTICNETRMLLESIHNNMSNECSEVSELTNEEMGNDTDMGDLLAQTCVSSSAAGQLGALGKFATIHGKLVKNVGKIADPCLSDRINLYLNKPEVQKALHANATHLPYTWNFCLGQIHYKIGDLAINVIPLLSNILKEHIQVLLYSGDQDSKIPLTQTRKIAKLLAGDLKLVALDNYGPWNDGLQIGGWSQSFGGLREGKNVTYLTFATVRGAAHEVPFTSPSQALTLFRAFLKGHPLPRRNNTIRAQKLHKPIDLINL comes from the exons ATGGTTCCATGGTTCTGTATCTTCACTATCTTTTCTTCCTTATTCTACTACAAATCAAGTGCTGAGCTCATAAGTTCTCTTCCTGGACAGCCTCCAAATATTGTCTTCAAACAGTACTCTGGTTATATTGTTACAAATTCCCAACACGGCAGAGCTCTATTTTATTACTTTGTTGAAGCAGAATCAGAAAATGCAGCATCACTTCCCCTTACTGTGTGGCTCAATGGAG GCCCTGGTTGTTCATCTGTGGGTTACGGTGCATTTATGGAGCATGGTCCTTTTCAACCAGGGAAACATGGGAGCCTGATGAAAAACAAGTATTCTTGGAATTTAG AATCGAACATGTTATACGTGGAGTCCCCGATTGGAGTTGGATTTTCATACTCGAATACAAGCTCAGACTACACCAATTGGGATGATGCTGCAACAG CAAAGGAGAATCTCCACTTCATCCTTAACTGGTTCAAGAAATTTCCCAAATATAGAAACTCGGATTTGTTCTTAGCTGGGGAGAGTTATGCAG GTCACTATATTCCACAACTTACAGTATTGCTGCTTGACTACAACAGAAAGCCCAATGTTAAACCAATCAAGCTTAAATCAATTGCA CTGGGGAATCCACTACTAGATCTTCAAATAAGTGTGAAATCTGGTGAATATCTATGGTCGCATGGTGCAATTTCTGATGAACTGCTTACTATGAAAAGAACAATCTGTAATGAAACGAGGATGTTGCTGGAATCGATACATAATAATATGTCTAACGAGTGCTCGGAAGTGTCGGAACTCACCAATGAGGAGATGGGAAACGATACAGATATGGGCGATCTGCTTGCGCAAACGTGTGTATCTTCTAGTGCAGCAGGACAGCTAGGAGCCCTTGGAAAATTTGCCACAATACATGGAAAG CTTGTTAAGAATGTAGGAAAAATTGCTGATCCATGCCTTAGTGATAGGATAAATCTGTACCTTAACAAGCCAGAAGTTCAAAAGGCACTGCATGCCAACGCCACTCACCTGCCATATACCTGGAATTTTTGTTTGGG GCAAATTCACTATAAGATAGGTGATTTAGCGATTAACGTTATACCTCTACTGTCAAATATCCTAAAAGAGCATATCCAAGTTCTGCTTTACAG TGGAGACCAAGATTCAAAAATCCCACTGACCCAAACTAGGAAAATTGCTAAACTGCTTGCTGGTGATTTAAAGCTAGTTGCTTTAGACAACTATGGTCCTTGGAATGATGGCTTGCAG ATTGGAGGATGGAGTCAATCATTTGGAGGGCTAAGGGAAGGCAAAAACGTTACATATTTAACATTTGCAACAGTTAGGGGTGCGGCTCATGAAGTACCCTTTACTTCTCCTTCACAAGCTCTTACACTCTTTCGAGCATTTTTGAAAGGACATCCTCTGCCGCGAAGGAACAACACCATTCGAGCCCAGAAGCTGCATAAACCTATCGATCTGATAAACCTCTAA
- the LOC132032650 gene encoding serine carboxypeptidase-like 45 isoform X2 has protein sequence MVPWFCIFTIFSSLFYYKSSAELISSLPGQPPNIVFKQYSGYIVTNSQHGRALFYYFVEAESENAASLPLTVWLNGGPGCSSVGYGAFMEHGPFQPGKHGSLMKNKYSWNLESNMLYVESPIGVGFSYSNTSSDYTNWDDAATGHYIPQLTVLLLDYNRKPNVKPIKLKSIALGNPLLDLQISVKSGEYLWSHGAISDELLTMKRTICNETRMLLESIHNNMSNECSEVSELTNEEMGNDTDMGDLLAQTCVSSSAAGQLGALGKFATIHGKLVKNVGKIADPCLSDRINLYLNKPEVQKALHANATHLPYTWNFCLGQIHYKIGDLAINVIPLLSNILKEHIQVLLYSGDQDSKIPLTQTRKIAKLLAGDLKLVALDNYGPWNDGLQIGGWSQSFGGLREGKNVTYLTFATVRGAAHEVPFTSPSQALTLFRAFLKGHPLPRRNNTIRAQKLHKPIDLINL, from the exons ATGGTTCCATGGTTCTGTATCTTCACTATCTTTTCTTCCTTATTCTACTACAAATCAAGTGCTGAGCTCATAAGTTCTCTTCCTGGACAGCCTCCAAATATTGTCTTCAAACAGTACTCTGGTTATATTGTTACAAATTCCCAACACGGCAGAGCTCTATTTTATTACTTTGTTGAAGCAGAATCAGAAAATGCAGCATCACTTCCCCTTACTGTGTGGCTCAATGGAG GCCCTGGTTGTTCATCTGTGGGTTACGGTGCATTTATGGAGCATGGTCCTTTTCAACCAGGGAAACATGGGAGCCTGATGAAAAACAAGTATTCTTGGAATTTAG AATCGAACATGTTATACGTGGAGTCCCCGATTGGAGTTGGATTTTCATACTCGAATACAAGCTCAGACTACACCAATTGGGATGATGCTGCAACAG GTCACTATATTCCACAACTTACAGTATTGCTGCTTGACTACAACAGAAAGCCCAATGTTAAACCAATCAAGCTTAAATCAATTGCA CTGGGGAATCCACTACTAGATCTTCAAATAAGTGTGAAATCTGGTGAATATCTATGGTCGCATGGTGCAATTTCTGATGAACTGCTTACTATGAAAAGAACAATCTGTAATGAAACGAGGATGTTGCTGGAATCGATACATAATAATATGTCTAACGAGTGCTCGGAAGTGTCGGAACTCACCAATGAGGAGATGGGAAACGATACAGATATGGGCGATCTGCTTGCGCAAACGTGTGTATCTTCTAGTGCAGCAGGACAGCTAGGAGCCCTTGGAAAATTTGCCACAATACATGGAAAG CTTGTTAAGAATGTAGGAAAAATTGCTGATCCATGCCTTAGTGATAGGATAAATCTGTACCTTAACAAGCCAGAAGTTCAAAAGGCACTGCATGCCAACGCCACTCACCTGCCATATACCTGGAATTTTTGTTTGGG GCAAATTCACTATAAGATAGGTGATTTAGCGATTAACGTTATACCTCTACTGTCAAATATCCTAAAAGAGCATATCCAAGTTCTGCTTTACAG TGGAGACCAAGATTCAAAAATCCCACTGACCCAAACTAGGAAAATTGCTAAACTGCTTGCTGGTGATTTAAAGCTAGTTGCTTTAGACAACTATGGTCCTTGGAATGATGGCTTGCAG ATTGGAGGATGGAGTCAATCATTTGGAGGGCTAAGGGAAGGCAAAAACGTTACATATTTAACATTTGCAACAGTTAGGGGTGCGGCTCATGAAGTACCCTTTACTTCTCCTTCACAAGCTCTTACACTCTTTCGAGCATTTTTGAAAGGACATCCTCTGCCGCGAAGGAACAACACCATTCGAGCCCAGAAGCTGCATAAACCTATCGATCTGATAAACCTCTAA